A DNA window from Meiothermus cerbereus DSM 11376 contains the following coding sequences:
- a CDS encoding 3-hydroxyacyl-CoA dehydrogenase/enoyl-CoA hydratase family protein: MRIKKIGVVGSGTMGGAIAALAASAGVPVVMLDIPGQEDKLELVKKGLERQLKSKPASFMDKSRAALIELGTTDELEKLKDCDWIVEVIIEKPEPKQALFARLEALGTKAIVSSNTSGIPMKTLLEGRGEAFRKRFLGTHFFAPVRYLHLLELIPTPETDPAVLQTMRQFGERILGKGTVICKDAPGFIANRLGVFGMTQAMRLMMSEGLTIDEVDALTGPLMGRPKSATFRTGDISGLDVLKLVSSELSHTTGEDFRMPDWVEQLIQQGHLGEKTGAGFYKKVGKDIYTYDYTSGEYKPQQKLRLDEIAAIKDLPLNERLKRVSELPGKYGAFARKLFLINAHYALEKAQEIAYDIVSVDRALEWGFAWEQGPFKNMDAVGLDYLRKGFAELGLSEPELLQKAQGSFYKDGQYLGFDGQYHPIPAEEGVIRLEPLKAAGKTLLEGKEYALLDLGDGVALFENRAKMGTWGEGSISGLHKSLDWVDAHGYAGLVIGHEDPRTFSAGANLALVLMAVQEGAWDDLELATRRFQQTSLRLRRSPFPVVAAPFGLTLGGGAEFSLHASAIQAHAELYMGLVETGVGLLPGGGGTKELLFRFTQELAAYGPDIDLFEGVKRAFQMIMLAQTSTSALEARNMGFLRPSDGISMNRDRLIADAKRRVLFMAPDFVPQPPAKIRALGKDALGNLRYALWQFQEAKQASEHDVVVGNAVAYVLCGGDGPAREVTEQDILDLEREGFLKLLGTKKTQERIAHTLKTGKPLRN, from the coding sequence TACCGGGGCAGGAGGACAAGCTCGAGCTGGTCAAAAAAGGCCTCGAGCGTCAGCTCAAGAGCAAGCCAGCCAGCTTTATGGACAAAAGCCGGGCGGCCCTGATCGAGCTGGGCACCACTGACGAGCTGGAAAAGCTGAAAGACTGCGACTGGATCGTGGAGGTCATCATCGAGAAGCCCGAGCCCAAGCAGGCTTTGTTTGCCCGCCTCGAGGCCCTGGGGACGAAGGCCATTGTGAGCTCCAACACCTCCGGCATCCCCATGAAGACCCTGCTGGAAGGTCGGGGTGAAGCCTTCCGCAAGCGCTTTTTGGGCACCCACTTCTTTGCCCCGGTGCGCTACCTGCACCTCCTGGAGCTGATCCCCACCCCCGAGACCGACCCGGCGGTGCTACAGACCATGCGCCAGTTTGGTGAGCGCATTCTGGGCAAGGGCACGGTGATCTGCAAGGACGCCCCTGGCTTCATTGCCAACCGGTTGGGGGTATTCGGCATGACCCAGGCCATGCGCCTGATGATGTCGGAGGGCCTCACCATCGACGAGGTAGACGCCCTCACCGGGCCCCTTATGGGCCGCCCCAAGAGCGCCACCTTCCGCACCGGCGACATCTCCGGCCTGGATGTGCTTAAGTTGGTTTCCAGTGAACTTTCGCACACCACCGGCGAAGACTTCCGCATGCCCGACTGGGTGGAGCAGCTCATCCAGCAGGGCCACCTGGGCGAGAAGACCGGGGCTGGCTTCTACAAGAAGGTGGGCAAGGACATCTACACCTACGACTACACCAGCGGCGAGTACAAGCCCCAGCAGAAGCTGCGCCTGGATGAGATAGCGGCCATCAAAGACCTGCCCCTCAACGAGCGTTTGAAGCGCGTAAGCGAGCTGCCCGGCAAGTACGGGGCTTTCGCCCGCAAGCTGTTTTTGATTAACGCCCACTATGCCCTCGAGAAAGCCCAGGAAATCGCCTACGACATCGTCTCGGTAGACCGGGCGCTGGAGTGGGGCTTTGCCTGGGAGCAGGGCCCCTTCAAGAACATGGACGCGGTGGGGCTGGACTACTTGCGCAAGGGCTTTGCCGAGCTGGGCCTGTCCGAGCCCGAGCTGCTGCAAAAAGCCCAAGGGAGCTTCTACAAGGACGGGCAATACCTGGGCTTCGATGGGCAGTACCACCCCATTCCAGCAGAGGAAGGCGTGATCCGCCTCGAGCCGCTCAAGGCTGCGGGTAAGACCCTGTTGGAGGGGAAGGAGTATGCCCTATTAGATCTGGGCGACGGGGTGGCCCTCTTCGAAAACCGGGCCAAAATGGGCACCTGGGGCGAGGGCTCGATCTCCGGGCTGCACAAGTCGCTGGACTGGGTGGATGCCCATGGCTACGCCGGTCTGGTGATCGGGCATGAAGACCCCCGCACCTTTAGCGCCGGGGCCAACCTGGCGCTGGTGCTGATGGCCGTGCAGGAAGGGGCCTGGGACGACCTCGAGCTGGCCACCCGCCGCTTCCAGCAGACCTCCTTGCGCCTGCGCCGCTCGCCTTTCCCGGTGGTGGCGGCGCCCTTCGGGCTTACCCTGGGGGGCGGGGCCGAGTTTAGCTTGCACGCTAGCGCCATTCAGGCCCACGCCGAGCTCTATATGGGCCTAGTCGAGACCGGGGTGGGTTTGTTGCCGGGCGGTGGTGGCACCAAGGAGCTGCTCTTCCGCTTTACCCAGGAGCTTGCGGCCTACGGGCCCGACATAGACCTGTTTGAAGGGGTAAAGCGGGCCTTCCAGATGATTATGCTGGCCCAGACCTCGACCAGTGCCTTGGAGGCCCGCAACATGGGCTTTTTGCGCCCGAGCGACGGCATCAGCATGAACCGCGACCGCTTGATTGCTGACGCCAAGCGCCGGGTGCTCTTTATGGCCCCCGACTTCGTCCCGCAACCCCCCGCCAAGATTCGTGCCTTGGGCAAAGATGCCCTGGGCAACCTGCGCTATGCGCTGTGGCAGTTCCAGGAAGCCAAGCAGGCCAGCGAGCATGACGTGGTGGTGGGGAATGCGGTGGCCTATGTGCTGTGCGGCGGCGATGGGCCAGCCCGCGAAGTAACCGAGCAGGACATCCTGGACTTAGAGCGCGAGGGCTTCCTGAAGCTCTTAGGCACCAAGAAGACCCAGGAGCGCATCGCCCACACCCTCAAGACCGGCAAGCCCCTGCGGAACTAG